In one Arthrobacter jinronghuae genomic region, the following are encoded:
- a CDS encoding uracil-DNA glycosylase, giving the protein MTTDEPQLFSYTGEAAREENIPFPFAAPARLEDLMAPDWAHVLAPVKTRLEEIAAELEAERRAGQRILPAPGNILRVFQRPLASARVLIVGQDPYPTPGHAVGLSFSVGKGVRPLPRSLNNIFTELHADLGINASPSGDLSAWADQGVVLMNRVLTVRAGEAGSHRKRGWEEITELAVRALAARRRPDGTRVPLVAVLWGRDAQGIVPFLGDTPTVESAHPSPLSASRGFFGSRPFSRVNELLAQQGAEPVDWRLRGER; this is encoded by the coding sequence GTGACCACAGACGAACCCCAGCTTTTTTCCTACACCGGCGAAGCCGCACGGGAGGAAAATATCCCTTTCCCCTTCGCTGCACCCGCACGCCTTGAGGACCTCATGGCTCCCGACTGGGCCCATGTGCTGGCCCCGGTGAAGACGCGCCTGGAAGAAATAGCAGCCGAACTGGAGGCGGAGCGCCGCGCCGGACAGCGCATCCTGCCTGCCCCCGGCAACATCCTGCGCGTCTTCCAGCGTCCGCTGGCCAGCGCCCGCGTGTTGATCGTAGGCCAGGACCCCTACCCCACCCCCGGGCATGCCGTGGGCCTCTCCTTCTCCGTCGGGAAGGGCGTGCGTCCGCTTCCCCGAAGCCTGAACAACATCTTTACCGAGCTCCACGCCGATCTGGGAATCAATGCCTCCCCCTCCGGGGACCTCAGCGCCTGGGCGGATCAGGGTGTGGTCCTGATGAACCGCGTGCTCACGGTGCGTGCCGGGGAAGCAGGCTCACACCGGAAGCGGGGGTGGGAGGAAATCACTGAACTCGCCGTGCGGGCACTGGCTGCCCGCCGCCGCCCGGACGGCACGCGCGTTCCCCTGGTCGCCGTCCTGTGGGGCCGCGATGCGCAGGGCATTGTCCCGTTTCTCGGAGATACGCCCACCGTCGAATCGGCGCACCCCAGCCCCCTGTCGGCATCACGCGGGTTCTTCGGCTCCCGGCCGTTCAGCCGGGTTAACGAGCTGCTCGCCCAGCAGGGCGCCGAGCCCGTGGACTGGCGGCTTCGCGGGGAGCGGTAA
- a CDS encoding MFS transporter yields the protein MESPWAPLRRRMFLILWLAQLGSNIGTWMQTVGAQWFLVENSDNPALVSLVQTANLAPSLLLGLIAGVLADAFNRRRLILGANIFAAGAATVLTVVAALGLLDPDSLLLYTFLIGSGMALSAPAWQAITPALVPREEIQAAAALGSVAMNTARAIGPAIAGLLVALTGPAFVFGLNALSFVGTSIAIYSWRAPQRDPDEREHVGEALAAGIRYIRAAPLIRRILLRSGLFIFPASALYALLPVAANGHLGLGSAGYGLLLGALGIGAVLGVLLLPRLRTILKDNTLLGISAVVFAAGTFASGYLPAWAVAVLLVFAGFAWISTFSTLNAAMQLTLPEWVRARGLSVYLMVAAGTQAVGAVFWGSGATGAGYAPTLAFAAGVLLVAGVSVAVLPLLPGTGRLDRSVAGTELHLPSGEEPKPGAGPVTVLISYEVPADLSDEFVKAMHRVRLSRMRTGATDWELVHSVTDQDQFREIYDVPTWREYLRQEQTRTTGEDRRIIQAAWDLAEVEPRVRWFLPASA from the coding sequence ATGGAATCGCCCTGGGCGCCGCTGCGCCGGCGGATGTTCCTCATTCTGTGGCTTGCCCAGCTGGGGTCCAACATCGGCACCTGGATGCAGACCGTGGGGGCCCAGTGGTTCCTGGTGGAAAACAGTGACAATCCCGCCCTTGTATCCCTGGTCCAGACTGCGAACCTCGCACCGTCCCTTCTGCTGGGCCTCATTGCCGGGGTGCTGGCGGACGCCTTCAACCGACGTCGGCTGATCCTGGGCGCCAACATCTTCGCCGCCGGCGCTGCTACCGTGCTGACGGTCGTGGCCGCGCTGGGCCTGCTGGACCCGGATTCGCTGCTGCTCTACACCTTCCTCATCGGCTCCGGCATGGCGCTGAGTGCCCCCGCCTGGCAGGCCATCACCCCTGCACTGGTGCCGCGGGAAGAGATCCAGGCAGCCGCAGCGCTCGGCAGTGTGGCAATGAACACGGCCCGCGCCATTGGTCCCGCCATCGCCGGCCTGCTGGTGGCCCTGACCGGTCCGGCCTTTGTGTTCGGCCTGAACGCACTGTCCTTCGTGGGCACCTCCATTGCGATCTACAGTTGGCGGGCTCCGCAGCGGGATCCGGACGAACGCGAACACGTGGGAGAGGCGCTCGCCGCAGGTATCCGCTACATCCGTGCTGCGCCGCTCATCCGCCGGATCCTCCTGCGGTCCGGCCTGTTCATATTTCCCGCCAGCGCCCTCTATGCGCTGCTGCCCGTTGCCGCCAACGGCCATCTCGGCCTGGGTTCGGCAGGATACGGGCTACTGCTCGGGGCGCTGGGTATCGGCGCCGTGCTGGGTGTCCTGCTCCTGCCGCGGCTCCGGACCATCCTGAAGGACAACACACTGCTGGGCATCAGCGCCGTGGTCTTCGCGGCCGGGACCTTCGCCTCGGGATACCTGCCGGCGTGGGCCGTTGCCGTGCTGTTGGTCTTCGCGGGGTTCGCCTGGATCTCCACGTTCTCCACGTTGAACGCAGCTATGCAACTGACGCTGCCTGAATGGGTGCGTGCCCGCGGCCTGTCTGTGTATCTAATGGTCGCCGCCGGCACGCAGGCCGTGGGCGCTGTTTTCTGGGGATCGGGTGCCACCGGTGCCGGCTACGCTCCTACCCTGGCTTTTGCCGCCGGCGTACTGCTGGTGGCCGGGGTCAGCGTCGCGGTGCTTCCGCTGCTGCCGGGCACCGGACGCCTGGACCGCAGCGTAGCCGGCACGGAACTGCACCTTCCCTCCGGTGAGGAACCGAAACCCGGTGCCGGGCCGGTGACGGTCCTGATCTCCTATGAGGTCCCCGCGGACCTCAGTGACGAGTTCGTGAAGGCCATGCACAGAGTCCGGCTGTCCCGCATGCGCACCGGTGCCACGGACTGGGAACTGGTGCACTCGGTTACTGACCAGGATCAGTTCCGGGAGATTTACGATGTGCCGACCTGGCGGGAGTACCTGCGGCAGGAACAGACGCGGACTACGGGGGAAGACCGCCGGATCATTCAGGCCGCATGGGACCTGGCCGAAGTGGAACCGCGGGTCCGCTGGTTCCTCCCCGCCTCCGCCTGA
- a CDS encoding siderophore-interacting protein, producing MSEPMTSPRQQEPESPAPRRQRPLLTLEVLRREQISEHMVRVVAGGPGFDRFQPNSCADAYCKIWFGPQGRPIDGTEDLDTIRARSEREHWPVSRTYTVRNVDPEAREISIDFVVHGDEGLAGPWAASAQPGEPLTFSGPGGAFNPDPDADWYLLAVDESALPAAATVLRALPQDAVGQAFIEVAGPADRQPVPKPAGVELTWLYRGDIPAGRSRMLTDAVSAAPWRDGTVQVFAHGEREAMKSLRDVLFSHRGLERRQVSLSGYWAAGRTEDVFQAEKRTPVGKIL from the coding sequence ATGTCCGAACCAATGACTTCCCCGCGCCAGCAGGAGCCTGAGTCTCCTGCTCCCCGGCGCCAGCGCCCCCTGCTGACCCTTGAGGTTCTCCGCCGGGAGCAGATCAGCGAGCATATGGTGCGGGTGGTTGCCGGCGGACCCGGCTTCGACCGGTTCCAGCCCAACAGCTGCGCCGATGCCTACTGCAAGATCTGGTTTGGCCCGCAGGGCCGCCCGATTGACGGCACCGAGGACCTGGACACCATTCGGGCGCGGAGCGAACGGGAACACTGGCCGGTGTCCCGCACCTACACGGTCCGGAACGTGGATCCTGAAGCACGCGAAATCAGCATCGACTTCGTAGTCCACGGAGACGAAGGCCTGGCCGGGCCGTGGGCGGCGTCGGCACAGCCGGGTGAACCCTTGACCTTCTCCGGCCCCGGCGGCGCCTTCAACCCCGATCCCGACGCCGACTGGTACCTGCTGGCCGTCGATGAATCAGCCCTCCCCGCGGCTGCCACTGTGCTCCGTGCGCTGCCGCAGGACGCCGTCGGGCAGGCGTTCATCGAAGTCGCCGGCCCCGCCGACCGCCAGCCCGTGCCGAAACCTGCGGGCGTGGAGCTGACCTGGCTGTACCGCGGGGACATCCCCGCCGGCCGGAGCCGGATGTTGACCGACGCCGTTTCGGCGGCACCCTGGCGGGACGGAACCGTGCAGGTCTTTGCGCATGGCGAGCGGGAGGCCATGAAGTCCCTGCGCGATGTCTTGTTCAGCCACCGGGGACTGGAACGCCGGCAGGTCTCCCTTTCCGGCTACTGGGCTGCGGGACGCACCGAAGACGTCTTCCAGGCCGAAAAGCGCACACCGGTGGGCAAGATTCTTTAG
- a CDS encoding aldo/keto reductase, translated as MTYAKLGKSGATVSVIGLGCLGFGDPDRGAHGWTIREDEAKSLLRHAVELGINFFDTANVYSAGHSEEILGAAVAEYCRREEVVIASKVHGEMGPGPNGWGLSRKHILWQVEQSLRRLRTDYIDLYQVHRWDGTTPLEETLETLDQLVRDGKVRYLGASSMHAWQFSKALFLQEQHGWAQFITMQDHYNLLYREEEREMYPLCADRGIGALPYSPLARGRLARPWGTRTVRQDYDEQGHMLYGGNEEVDRSITDAVGNVAEGLGATRAQVALAWVLANPVVTAPLIGATAASHLDDNIQALDIQLTEEEFSALEEFYRPRPVAGF; from the coding sequence ATGACATACGCCAAGCTCGGCAAGTCAGGGGCAACTGTTTCGGTCATTGGGCTGGGCTGCCTGGGCTTCGGCGATCCGGACCGCGGCGCGCACGGATGGACCATCCGCGAGGACGAGGCCAAGTCCCTGCTGCGGCACGCGGTGGAGCTGGGCATCAATTTTTTCGACACCGCGAACGTGTATTCCGCCGGCCACAGCGAGGAAATCCTCGGAGCTGCCGTTGCGGAATACTGCCGGCGGGAAGAAGTCGTGATCGCCAGCAAGGTGCACGGCGAGATGGGACCGGGTCCCAATGGATGGGGGTTATCCCGCAAACACATCCTGTGGCAGGTGGAGCAGAGCCTGCGGCGCCTGCGCACGGACTACATCGACCTTTACCAGGTGCACCGCTGGGACGGCACCACGCCGCTCGAAGAAACGCTGGAGACCCTGGACCAGCTGGTCCGGGACGGCAAGGTCCGGTATCTGGGCGCCTCGAGCATGCACGCCTGGCAGTTCTCGAAAGCCCTCTTCCTGCAGGAACAGCACGGCTGGGCGCAGTTCATCACCATGCAGGATCACTACAACCTCCTCTATCGCGAAGAGGAACGGGAAATGTACCCGCTCTGCGCGGACCGGGGCATCGGAGCGCTGCCCTATTCCCCGCTGGCGCGCGGGCGCCTGGCCCGTCCCTGGGGAACGAGGACGGTCCGGCAGGACTACGACGAACAGGGCCACATGCTCTACGGGGGCAACGAGGAAGTGGACCGCAGCATCACCGATGCAGTGGGGAACGTAGCCGAGGGGCTCGGCGCCACCCGGGCGCAGGTCGCCCTCGCCTGGGTCCTGGCCAACCCGGTGGTCACGGCTCCGTTGATCGGCGCCACGGCAGCTTCCCATCTGGACGACAACATCCAGGCCCTGGACATCCAGCTCACCGAAGAGGAGTTCAGTGCGCTTGAGGAGTTCTACCGTCCCCGTCCCGTGGCCGGGTTCTGA
- a CDS encoding threonine/serine exporter family protein, with protein MRTTADPREKRPARTRKTVPPGTVPLASTTVRADRSSAAARRMLRRLVQGENPPTQAMSIVERLAGSPYANPMVRTGGPDANARKTLDLALGMAETMFRYGAGALEVETAIIAVTAAFGLESIEVDITNQSVLLNYSPKDQTPITVMRVVRSWTNNYAGLGLVHQLVTDIIDGGLSRAEAANRLNEITQRPKPFPRWAVTVSAGVFAAAIVGFIGGGPLASLVGFAGTVMVSLLQRVLGRWRVPDFFTTAASGFVVTAMAMLFWSMEVPISPGIVVAGGILLMLPTGRLVSAVQDAINGFPVTASGRFLSAFLTFGALVAGIAVALVMGALMGMGRLNVTDVTSSQYSFPVTLLLLAVALGTICIVEQSPRRLVLPTVLIGTVGFLVYQLAEAGGMGPRLTPAVAAIFIGMVARIVALRMGAPQLIVAVPAVLFLFPGLAIFRSMYGLSIGTDEMYQGVVGLFDALTVILAISGGVVLGDNLGRPFTRNLNGNDRRNRRR; from the coding sequence ATGCGGACCACGGCCGACCCGCGTGAGAAACGGCCGGCGCGTACGCGCAAAACCGTTCCCCCGGGAACGGTGCCGCTGGCGTCCACAACCGTCCGTGCGGACCGCTCGTCCGCTGCGGCGCGGCGCATGCTGCGCAGGCTGGTCCAGGGGGAGAATCCGCCCACCCAGGCCATGTCCATTGTGGAGCGGCTGGCCGGCAGCCCCTATGCCAACCCCATGGTGCGCACCGGCGGACCGGACGCGAATGCCCGCAAGACCCTGGACCTGGCCCTCGGCATGGCCGAAACCATGTTCCGCTACGGTGCCGGCGCGCTGGAGGTGGAAACCGCCATCATCGCGGTGACCGCCGCATTTGGGCTGGAAAGCATCGAAGTGGACATCACCAACCAGTCGGTGCTGCTCAATTACTCTCCGAAGGACCAGACGCCCATCACGGTGATGCGCGTGGTCCGTTCCTGGACGAACAACTATGCCGGGCTCGGGCTGGTCCACCAGCTGGTCACCGACATCATCGACGGCGGGCTCTCGCGTGCCGAGGCGGCGAACCGGCTCAACGAGATCACGCAGCGGCCGAAGCCGTTCCCGCGCTGGGCGGTGACCGTGTCCGCCGGCGTCTTCGCCGCGGCGATCGTAGGGTTTATCGGCGGCGGTCCGCTGGCCTCGCTGGTGGGCTTCGCCGGCACGGTGATGGTCAGCCTGCTCCAGCGCGTGCTGGGCAGGTGGCGGGTCCCGGACTTCTTCACGACGGCGGCCAGCGGCTTTGTCGTCACGGCGATGGCCATGCTGTTCTGGTCCATGGAGGTGCCGATTTCCCCCGGCATTGTCGTTGCGGGCGGAATCCTGCTGATGCTGCCCACCGGGCGTCTGGTCTCCGCGGTACAGGATGCGATCAACGGGTTCCCGGTGACGGCGTCGGGCCGGTTCCTGTCCGCGTTCCTGACCTTCGGCGCCCTGGTGGCCGGTATCGCCGTCGCGCTGGTAATGGGTGCGTTGATGGGCATGGGCCGGTTGAACGTGACGGACGTGACCTCGTCGCAGTACTCCTTCCCGGTGACCCTGCTGTTGTTGGCCGTTGCGCTGGGAACCATCTGCATTGTCGAACAGTCCCCGCGCCGGCTGGTGCTGCCCACGGTGCTGATCGGCACCGTCGGTTTCCTGGTCTACCAGCTGGCGGAGGCAGGCGGCATGGGGCCGCGCCTGACACCGGCGGTGGCTGCCATCTTCATCGGCATGGTGGCGCGCATCGTTGCCCTGCGGATGGGTGCACCGCAGCTGATCGTCGCCGTCCCCGCTGTCCTGTTCCTCTTCCCGGGGCTGGCGATCTTCCGGTCCATGTACGGCCTGAGCATCGGCACCGACGAGATGTACCAGGGAGTGGTGGGCCTGTTTGACGCGCTCACCGTCATTCTGGCCATCTCCGGAGGCGTGGTGCTCGGTGACAACCTGGGCCGGCCCTTCACCCGGAACCTCAACGGCAACGACCGCCGCAACCGGCGGCGCTAG
- a CDS encoding lipid II:glycine glycyltransferase FemX — protein MRDFSARLATAEEIANWDKHVLANPGGGNVLQSASFAEVKSHHGWNPVYLAFTGPDYVTYTLAIEKKVPALGSLWYLIKGPDVAAPEDVPLVVNALTRFIKETRRKVFAIKVEPDIVDSEEVQALFTGAGFIKTFNLQPNDSTALLDTTPDEEQLLKNLSSRGRNAVRRAIREGADVRRVEPTEENMRTMYRLMAHIEDRSAARLRSYEYYHRFWSNFVAAGQGRFYFAFEDGEPTVGAFVIAYGNKGTYKDGGSKPRRSQYGDSHLVQWTAITELKKECGIVQYDFCGTPPSNQLKDKSHPHHGLGLFKTSFSKTVTDFVGCYDFVVDPVRYRIWNTIGERVARQIYWRRHQQPFY, from the coding sequence TTGCGAGATTTTAGTGCACGCCTGGCCACTGCCGAGGAGATCGCCAACTGGGATAAGCACGTGCTGGCCAACCCCGGGGGCGGCAATGTCCTCCAGTCGGCGTCCTTCGCGGAAGTGAAGTCCCACCACGGCTGGAATCCCGTCTACCTGGCCTTCACCGGACCCGATTACGTGACCTACACGCTGGCGATCGAGAAGAAGGTCCCGGCCCTGGGCAGCCTCTGGTACCTCATCAAGGGTCCCGACGTCGCCGCCCCCGAAGACGTGCCGCTGGTGGTGAACGCGCTGACCCGGTTCATCAAGGAGACCCGCCGCAAGGTTTTCGCGATCAAGGTCGAGCCGGACATCGTGGACAGCGAAGAGGTCCAGGCACTGTTCACGGGGGCCGGATTCATCAAGACGTTCAACCTGCAGCCCAACGACTCCACGGCACTGCTGGACACTACGCCTGACGAGGAGCAGCTGCTCAAGAACCTCTCCTCCCGCGGCCGGAACGCGGTCCGCCGGGCCATCCGTGAAGGCGCCGATGTCCGACGGGTCGAGCCGACCGAAGAAAACATGCGGACCATGTACCGCCTGATGGCCCACATCGAGGACCGCTCCGCTGCACGGCTGCGCTCCTACGAGTACTACCACCGGTTCTGGTCCAACTTCGTTGCCGCCGGCCAGGGGCGCTTCTACTTTGCATTCGAGGACGGGGAGCCCACTGTGGGTGCCTTCGTGATTGCCTACGGGAACAAGGGCACGTACAAGGACGGCGGGTCCAAGCCGCGGCGCTCCCAGTACGGGGATTCGCATCTGGTCCAGTGGACCGCGATCACCGAACTCAAGAAGGAGTGCGGCATTGTCCAGTACGACTTCTGCGGCACACCGCCGAGTAACCAGCTCAAGGATAAGAGCCACCCGCACCACGGGCTGGGTCTGTTCAAGACCAGTTTCTCCAAGACGGTCACGGATTTCGTTGGGTGCTACGACTTCGTTGTGGACCCGGTCCGCTACCGGATCTGGAACACCATCGGCGAACGCGTGGCGCGGCAGATTTACTGGCGCCGCCACCAGCAGCCGTTCTACTAA
- a CDS encoding CYTH and CHAD domain-containing protein, translating to MAAGTGTASRFLVDEALVLPPLHELAGVAKVAQPREGRRTEVRYDTPDGSLRRRGFSLSRHTDDDGGTRWERSAPSLEPAVRASNTTGPGAGVPAELVEDLQAVLRGREPVPVQTLVTRYLEYGLLDGAGTVLARVTDESTRAEGIGAEPSGPDRRVWAVASAGGALGKDAGTMFLAAGAVPAGTDGVGGQDAVRHPEGTVAGNGDTPDRTDAGILDARSPVALLLLEYLREQFEELLRHDPRVRRGDADGIHKMRVATRRLRSALSSYRSIMDTEPGRSLRGELRWLARVLGKARDAQVMRHRLQQLIAAEPADLVMGPVAARVDEELLHDYREAYGHVREALHSQRYFQALDGLEALLDSPFWTETAREPAGPAAARIIRRDRKRLHRRVRSTRTLTGDDYAEALHDARKDAKQLRYAAEVWAPVQPKEAKEMVDAAEHVQKVLGEYQDSVVTQAYLRRMGATALAAGENGFTYGRLHALEQASAQSARERFAHAWKGFPTSP from the coding sequence ATGGCCGCCGGAACAGGTACCGCAAGCCGTTTCTTGGTAGATGAAGCATTGGTGCTGCCGCCGCTGCATGAGCTGGCTGGTGTCGCTAAAGTGGCACAGCCCCGGGAAGGCCGGCGCACGGAAGTCCGGTATGACACCCCGGACGGTTCCCTCCGCAGACGCGGGTTCAGCCTCTCCCGGCACACGGACGACGACGGCGGTACGCGCTGGGAGCGCAGCGCACCCTCTTTGGAGCCTGCGGTCCGGGCCAGCAACACTACCGGACCCGGTGCAGGGGTTCCGGCGGAACTGGTGGAGGACCTCCAAGCCGTGCTTCGGGGCCGGGAACCAGTGCCTGTTCAAACCCTTGTCACGCGCTATCTGGAGTACGGCCTGCTGGACGGTGCGGGCACGGTGCTTGCCCGCGTCACTGATGAAAGCACCAGGGCAGAGGGCATCGGAGCCGAGCCCTCCGGCCCGGACCGGCGGGTCTGGGCCGTTGCGTCCGCGGGCGGGGCGCTGGGCAAGGACGCGGGAACCATGTTCCTCGCTGCCGGTGCCGTGCCGGCGGGCACGGATGGCGTTGGGGGACAGGACGCAGTGCGGCACCCGGAGGGGACCGTCGCGGGCAACGGGGATACTCCGGACAGAACCGATGCCGGCATCCTGGACGCTCGAAGCCCGGTAGCACTGCTGCTGCTGGAGTATCTGCGCGAACAGTTCGAAGAGCTGCTGCGCCACGATCCGCGCGTGCGGCGGGGGGACGCTGACGGCATCCACAAGATGAGGGTTGCCACCAGGAGGCTGCGCTCGGCCCTCTCCAGCTACCGCAGCATCATGGACACCGAGCCGGGGCGCTCGCTGCGCGGGGAGCTGCGGTGGCTCGCCCGGGTACTGGGGAAGGCCCGGGACGCGCAGGTGATGCGGCACCGGCTCCAGCAGCTGATTGCCGCCGAACCCGCTGACCTGGTGATGGGGCCGGTTGCCGCCCGCGTGGACGAGGAACTGCTCCATGACTATCGGGAGGCCTACGGTCACGTCCGCGAAGCACTGCACTCCCAGCGGTATTTCCAGGCATTGGACGGACTCGAAGCACTACTGGACAGCCCGTTCTGGACGGAAACGGCCAGGGAACCGGCAGGTCCCGCAGCTGCCCGCATCATCCGGCGGGACCGGAAAAGGCTGCACCGCCGGGTACGGTCCACACGGACATTGACGGGCGACGATTATGCGGAAGCGCTTCATGACGCGCGCAAGGATGCCAAGCAGTTGCGCTACGCAGCCGAAGTCTGGGCGCCGGTGCAACCGAAGGAAGCGAAGGAAATGGTGGACGCCGCCGAGCATGTGCAGAAAGTCCTGGGTGAGTACCAGGACAGCGTGGTGACGCAGGCCTACCTGCGGCGTATGGGGGCAACGGCGTTGGCTGCCGGTGAGAACGGCTTTACCTACGGGCGGCTGCATGCCTTGGAGCAGGCCTCGGCCCAGTCGGCCCGGGAGCGGTTTGCCCACGCTTGGAAAGGCTTCCCGACCAGCCCCTGA
- a CDS encoding DUF3263 domain-containing protein, whose protein sequence is MDPESPLGAQEQQMLALERAWWKYAGAKEQAIKDLFGMSATRYYQVLNALIDTEEALAHDPMLVKRLRRLRTTRQRARTARRLGTGV, encoded by the coding sequence GTGGACCCGGAGAGCCCGTTGGGTGCCCAGGAACAGCAGATGCTTGCGTTGGAACGGGCGTGGTGGAAATACGCCGGCGCCAAGGAACAGGCCATCAAGGACCTCTTCGGGATGTCGGCCACGAGGTACTACCAGGTCCTGAATGCGCTGATTGATACCGAGGAAGCCCTCGCGCATGATCCGATGCTGGTCAAACGATTGCGTAGACTACGTACGACCCGCCAGCGTGCCCGTACCGCCCGCCGCCTGGGCACCGGCGTTTAG